GCCGACCGAGGGCGCGGTGTTCATCTCGATCCGCGACGAGGACAAGACCCCGCAGATGATCGAGACCGCGCAGACCCTCGCGGACCTCGGCTTCAAGATCGTCGCCACCGTCGGCACCGCGAAGTTCCTCAAGGCGGCCGGCATCACCTGCGAACTGGTCAAGAAGGTCTACGAGGGCCGTCCGAACGTGGTCGACCTGCTCAAGGACGGCGGCGTGCAGCTGGTGCTGAACACCACCGAGGGCTCGGCGTCGATCTCGGACTCGCGGGAAATCCGCTCGGTCGCGCTCTATGACAAGATCCCCTACTTCACCACCGCGGCCGGCGCCCATGCCGCCGCGCAGGCGATGAAGGCCCGCGAAGAGGGCGAACTGGTGGTCAAGTCGCTGCAGGCCTGAGCCTCCGGGACCAAATGCAAGAAGGGGCGGGAAATTTTCCCGCCCCTTTTCTTTCGTGGCTGAAAGCGCCTAGACCCCGAGGTAGCGCTCGGCCACCTCGCCCTTCACCTCGGCGAAGCGCCCGTCCCAGACCGACCGGCCCCGCTCGAGGATCACCGCCCGGTCGGCGACCTGCGCCAGTTCCGCGAGCGCCTTGTCCACCACGAGGATCGACAGGCCGCTCTCGCGCTTGAGCAGGGCCAGCGCGTCCCAGATCTCCTGCCGGACCAGCGGGGCGAGCCCCTCGGTCGCCTCGTCCAGCACCAGCAGGCGCGGGTTGGTCATCAGCGCCCGGCCGATCGCGAGCATCTGCTGCTCGCCCCCGGAAAGCGTGGCCGAGAGCTGCCCGCGCCGTTCCGCCAGCCGGGGAAACAG
The Salipiger sp. H15 DNA segment above includes these coding regions:
- a CDS encoding ABC transporter ATP-binding protein, translating into MSLLELHEVTASYGASQALFGVSLEIAEGEVLALMGRNGMGKSTTVRCLCGMMAAGGLRRFAGQDIARMPSHRVARLGVGLVPEGRRCFRDLTVTENLIAAARPGAWDQARVEALFPRLAERRGQLSATLSGGEQQMLAIGRALMTNPRLLVLDEATEGLAPLVRQEIWDALALLKRESGLSILVVDKALAELAQVADRAVILERGRSVWDGRFAEVKGEVAERYLGV